A portion of the Bdellovibrio bacteriovorus genome contains these proteins:
- a CDS encoding ATP-dependent DNA helicase: MRKIALNVKQFALPCPRVGSIETHSGYGNAPTSGQEIHQSVQRQRLRENPKYEAEKKLSYSFLSGPYEFVVSGRADGFVAEPAMIEEIKSAFDVEELQRKMRFEPDHPYVWQLRTYGYIHYKETGVVPKLNLHLVSSRNFKSHTLSIDLDIESYEFWLGLRLKELLEETKVKEKLFKKRVAMAEEMTFPFSSPRRGQKELVQTITDSFSGGEALLVQAPTGLGKTAGILYPSLKESLSRGQKVVYVTPKNSQHQVAEEAVEKIQEQGCKVRSLTITAKSKMCLKNEPLCNPKYCEFAKDYYAKVATHDLVNKMSRLRSLNSEKLKKMGEEFEVCPFELSVEAIEQADVVIGDYNYVFAPRSLVGRLALPLLEPDQKANLVIDEAHNLPSRSQDYFSPTLSTLQFNILEKDFVKLPAQYALQAHSLTARARRLIQSYGTDGVSKIIKVEFEPILDLEKDIRDLTTDYLDSDVEILSQDPILRLMNLWTDFTASIQFAGEEFFQTYQRQNHHEMIKITCCDASEHLKLAYDEFKNVVAFSATLKPFRYYQELLGFDEDAKQVEFQSPFEKENRKLLIIPQISTKFSDRHQSAGKIAETIQRISSVKPGNYIALFPSFEFMRMAQDKLVLPQFKLLVQEREMKQSQIQEYLEELKAAKEPTILFGVQGGVFSEGVDFPGDMLIGAFIVGPALPSFDFEREQIRSYYERRYGKDHAFNYAYVYPAMAKAIQSAGRVIRSESDRGVIVMLDSRFLQNSYFETMPEGWFETSPQELVSRQILQDVKLFWEAHGA, encoded by the coding sequence ATGAGAAAAATTGCCCTGAACGTTAAACAATTCGCGCTGCCTTGTCCACGAGTGGGAAGTATCGAAACCCACTCTGGCTATGGCAATGCGCCGACCAGTGGGCAAGAAATTCATCAGTCTGTGCAACGTCAGCGCCTGCGCGAAAATCCAAAATATGAAGCAGAAAAAAAATTATCTTATAGTTTTTTGTCTGGTCCCTATGAGTTTGTCGTTTCTGGTCGCGCGGATGGCTTTGTCGCTGAACCCGCCATGATTGAAGAAATCAAATCAGCTTTTGACGTCGAAGAGCTGCAAAGAAAAATGCGCTTTGAGCCCGATCACCCTTACGTTTGGCAACTGCGCACCTATGGATACATTCATTATAAAGAAACCGGCGTGGTCCCCAAGTTAAATCTGCATTTGGTCTCATCGCGAAATTTTAAATCCCACACTTTGTCAATTGATCTGGATATTGAGTCCTATGAGTTCTGGTTGGGATTGCGTTTAAAAGAGTTGCTTGAAGAAACTAAAGTGAAAGAAAAGCTATTTAAAAAACGCGTGGCCATGGCTGAAGAAATGACTTTTCCATTTTCATCCCCTCGTCGTGGTCAAAAAGAATTAGTGCAAACAATCACGGATTCTTTTTCAGGTGGCGAGGCATTGTTGGTGCAAGCGCCGACGGGTTTAGGAAAAACTGCGGGCATCCTTTATCCCTCACTTAAAGAATCATTGTCGCGAGGGCAAAAGGTTGTTTACGTGACGCCGAAAAATTCCCAGCACCAAGTGGCCGAAGAAGCGGTCGAGAAAATTCAAGAGCAAGGCTGCAAAGTCCGTTCACTGACTATCACGGCCAAAAGCAAGATGTGCCTTAAGAACGAACCTTTGTGCAATCCGAAATATTGTGAATTTGCTAAAGACTATTACGCCAAAGTGGCGACGCATGATTTGGTAAATAAGATGTCCCGCCTCCGCAGTTTGAATTCCGAGAAGCTAAAAAAAATGGGCGAAGAGTTTGAAGTCTGTCCGTTTGAGCTATCGGTTGAGGCCATCGAACAAGCCGATGTCGTGATTGGTGATTACAATTACGTCTTTGCCCCGCGCAGCTTGGTAGGCCGCTTGGCTTTGCCTTTGCTCGAACCGGATCAAAAAGCAAATCTGGTGATTGATGAAGCCCACAACCTGCCTTCACGTTCTCAAGACTACTTTTCCCCGACTCTTTCCACCTTGCAGTTTAATATCTTGGAAAAAGATTTTGTTAAATTGCCCGCCCAGTATGCGTTACAAGCGCACAGCTTAACGGCTCGGGCCCGGCGTTTGATTCAATCTTACGGTACAGATGGTGTTTCAAAAATTATCAAAGTCGAGTTTGAACCTATTTTAGATTTAGAAAAAGACATCCGCGATTTGACCACGGATTATTTAGATTCAGATGTGGAAATCTTATCCCAAGATCCGATCTTGCGACTGATGAACTTGTGGACGGACTTTACAGCGTCCATTCAGTTTGCTGGGGAAGAGTTTTTTCAAACGTATCAGCGCCAAAATCATCACGAGATGATCAAGATCACCTGCTGTGATGCCTCTGAACATTTGAAGCTCGCTTATGACGAATTTAAGAATGTGGTGGCTTTTTCGGCGACATTAAAACCTTTTCGTTACTACCAAGAGCTTTTGGGTTTTGACGAAGACGCCAAACAAGTGGAATTCCAATCGCCATTTGAAAAAGAAAATCGGAAACTATTAATAATTCCACAAATTTCCACGAAGTTTTCGGACCGACATCAAAGTGCCGGGAAAATTGCAGAAACTATTCAGCGTATTTCTTCGGTGAAGCCCGGAAACTATATTGCGCTTTTTCCAAGCTTTGAGTTCATGCGCATGGCTCAAGATAAACTGGTCCTGCCGCAGTTTAAGCTTTTAGTGCAAGAGCGCGAGATGAAGCAATCGCAGATCCAAGAATATCTTGAAGAGTTAAAAGCGGCTAAAGAGCCGACGATTTTATTCGGTGTTCAAGGCGGCGTTTTTTCCGAAGGCGTCGACTTTCCAGGTGACATGTTGATTGGCGCCTTTATTGTGGGGCCCGCATTGCCGAGCTTTGATTTTGAACGTGAACAGATACGTTCGTACTATGAAAGGCGTTACGGCAAAGATCATGCTTTTAATTATGCCTACGTTTATCCGGCGATGGCGAAAGCCATTCAATCTGCGGGCCGCGTGATTCGTTCTGAAAGTGATCGCGGCGTGATTGTGATGCTGGATTCTCGCTTCTTACAAAATAGCTATTTTGAGACTATGCCCGAAGGCTGGTTTGAAACTTCCCCGCAAGAATTAGTATCACGACAAATCCTCCAAGACGTAAAACTGTTTTGGGAGGCCCATGGCGCTTAA
- a CDS encoding PA0069 family radical SAM protein, translating into MTREFRKDIRGRGASSNVSNRYDSLAYEATEEDFDNYLEDEKSVLRTQVFKDSSRTIITSNKSPDIGFSYSINAYRGCEHGCSYCYARPTHEYLGMSPGLDFESKIFVKEEAPQLLREALMKKSWQPEVIFMSGITDCYQPLERKMQLTRGCLKVLAEFKNPVGMITKNALVTRDVDILQEMAAWSGAKVYLSITSLDPDLARRLEPRTSHPEARLKAIETLAKAGVPVGVNVAPCIPGLNDHEMPQILKAAADAGATSAGFTPLRLPSTVLPIFTEWLEVHDPLKKDKVLNYVRDIRGGKLNDPNFGSRMRGEGPRADAMAQMFKLYTRKYGLNMKDLNLSVAHFKRPPAHLDPSRSHGQLSFNIE; encoded by the coding sequence ATGACACGAGAGTTTCGCAAGGACATTCGTGGTCGTGGTGCCAGTAGCAACGTCAGCAACCGCTATGATTCCCTGGCTTACGAGGCTACTGAGGAAGATTTCGATAATTATTTAGAAGATGAAAAATCGGTGTTGAGAACGCAAGTTTTCAAGGACTCCTCACGCACTATTATCACGAGCAATAAAAGTCCGGACATTGGATTTAGCTATTCCATCAATGCTTATCGCGGCTGCGAGCATGGGTGTTCGTATTGTTATGCGCGCCCTACCCACGAATACCTGGGCATGTCGCCAGGGCTTGATTTTGAATCTAAGATTTTTGTGAAAGAAGAAGCACCCCAGTTGTTGCGCGAAGCTTTGATGAAAAAATCTTGGCAGCCAGAAGTGATTTTTATGAGTGGGATCACGGACTGCTATCAACCCTTAGAGCGAAAAATGCAACTGACCCGCGGGTGCTTGAAAGTGCTGGCTGAATTTAAAAACCCCGTGGGCATGATCACCAAAAATGCCCTGGTCACTCGTGATGTTGATATTTTGCAAGAAATGGCGGCGTGGAGTGGCGCCAAAGTTTATCTTTCTATTACATCTTTAGATCCAGACCTGGCACGCCGCTTAGAACCTCGCACGTCGCATCCCGAAGCACGCCTTAAAGCCATTGAAACTTTAGCCAAAGCCGGTGTGCCTGTCGGCGTAAATGTCGCTCCTTGTATTCCCGGTTTAAATGATCATGAAATGCCGCAAATTTTAAAAGCCGCAGCAGATGCGGGGGCGACGTCGGCAGGTTTTACTCCATTGCGCCTTCCTTCAACGGTTTTACCGATTTTTACGGAATGGCTGGAAGTTCACGACCCATTAAAAAAAGATAAAGTTCTTAACTATGTGCGTGATATCCGCGGTGGAAAGCTGAATGATCCTAATTTTGGCTCTAGGATGCGCGGAGAAGGCCCTAGAGCCGACGCCATGGCGCAGATGTTTAAGCTTTACACTCGCAAATATGGTTTGAACATGAAAGACTTGAATCTGTCCGTGGCGCATTTTAAAAGACCCCCAGCCCACTTGGACCCGAGTCGAAGCCATGGCCAACTTAGTTTTAACATAGAGTAA
- a CDS encoding MFS transporter — MVWPFIIISYASLLVYGLSDNIRGPLFPEIMKHFAVSDSMGSLIFALGNISGLISSYACRHLLRRYDRLTVLRGGAIGLIFSLLGLAIAPYFWVFLIFAFTFGLSQGVIGLIPNVLVSLGSSAHRKQQMLSGLHTMYGVASLMAPLLAAGVELVAGNWRWTFAVAMLAPISLLAYSFHGSHKNLHTRSTFTPEEHKAHKAKNFKPQIFLALMLSFAVATELMLSSRLALYMQRVWNYDMETSSLYVSYFFIFMMLGRGLFTLVHFRQSARFLLTTSIVSTGAAILLGVYIHPLFLAFGGFTIAPFYPLSISWISSEFPQDLDTVVSYMMATDSLMLIVMHLAIGKVTDLIGIQNAILSGLGFVVLSFVMINSYRFIFHRETAK; from the coding sequence ATGGTTTGGCCCTTTATTATCATTTCCTACGCAAGTCTTCTGGTTTACGGCTTAAGCGACAACATCCGAGGGCCCCTTTTCCCTGAGATTATGAAACACTTTGCGGTGAGCGACTCTATGGGGTCACTCATTTTCGCCCTGGGAAATATTTCCGGGTTGATCTCAAGTTATGCATGTCGCCACCTTTTGCGTCGCTATGACCGCCTGACTGTTTTGCGCGGGGGCGCTATCGGATTGATCTTTTCACTTTTGGGCTTAGCTATTGCGCCTTATTTTTGGGTCTTTTTGATCTTTGCGTTTACATTCGGCCTCAGCCAAGGGGTCATCGGGTTGATTCCCAATGTCTTGGTGTCTTTAGGTTCCAGCGCGCACCGCAAGCAGCAAATGCTTTCGGGCCTGCACACGATGTATGGGGTTGCCAGTTTGATGGCCCCTCTTTTGGCGGCCGGGGTTGAGCTCGTTGCAGGCAACTGGCGATGGACTTTTGCGGTGGCGATGCTGGCGCCGATTTCACTTTTAGCTTACAGCTTTCACGGCAGTCATAAAAACTTGCACACTCGCTCGACCTTTACGCCCGAAGAACATAAAGCTCACAAAGCCAAAAACTTTAAGCCGCAGATTTTTTTGGCTTTGATGTTAAGCTTTGCCGTGGCGACGGAGCTGATGTTGTCTTCACGATTGGCCTTGTACATGCAACGGGTGTGGAACTATGACATGGAAACTTCAAGCCTGTATGTTTCTTATTTTTTTATCTTTATGATGCTGGGTCGCGGTCTTTTCACTCTTGTGCATTTCAGACAATCCGCACGGTTTTTACTTACGACTTCGATTGTTTCAACTGGTGCTGCTATTTTATTGGGTGTTTACATTCACCCTCTGTTTTTAGCCTTCGGTGGATTTACGATCGCCCCCTTTTATCCGCTGTCCATTTCTTGGATTTCGTCAGAGTTCCCTCAAGATCTCGACACTGTTGTGTCTTACATGATGGCGACGGATTCGTTGATGTTGATCGTCATGCATTTAGCGATCGGAAAAGTAACGGATTTAATTGGAATTCAGAATGCCATTCTTTCGGGATTGGGTTTCGTGGTTCTGTCGTTTGTGATGATCAACTCATACCGATTTATTTTTCATCGCGAGACCGCTAAATAG
- the rlmN gene encoding 23S rRNA (adenine(2503)-C(2))-methyltransferase RlmN codes for MELKTEITADGVSTAPFNYADDDVAKPVENKPVNFYSLTLDDLKTYLKGKGKEQFRAQQIFKWVYEQRITDAEQMTNLSKDFRQALPQILTFELPPILTHLKSVDGTQKFLFDMGNGQSVESVVIPSEGRQTLCISSEIGCNIACKFCFTGKQKLKRRLRTEEIIGQYMQVADRMPEGQRITNIVFMGMGEPLDNPEAVFKTIDVLHCQWGINLSRKKITVSTSGIVPEMWRIAEAKVRLAVSLNAPSDEIRSQVMPINKKWDTKQLLDACKDYARKTGEKITFEYVLLKGVTDQIEHARQLVKLVHGVPCKINLIPFNEHPSSGYERPSDQAVQDFHTELSRLGAHVLLRRSMGRDIFAACGQLTSQVPNKPLSMDISNSEIGGLPKFRREQIKQMHAAAAAKAQEQ; via the coding sequence ATGGAATTAAAGACTGAAATCACCGCCGATGGTGTTTCTACTGCGCCTTTTAACTATGCTGACGACGACGTCGCTAAACCTGTCGAAAACAAACCCGTCAATTTCTATTCACTGACCTTAGATGATTTGAAAACTTACCTCAAAGGTAAAGGTAAAGAGCAATTCCGCGCTCAGCAAATTTTCAAATGGGTTTACGAACAGCGTATCACTGACGCTGAACAGATGACGAATCTTTCAAAAGATTTCCGTCAAGCTTTACCGCAAATTTTGACTTTCGAATTACCGCCTATTTTGACTCACTTAAAATCGGTCGATGGCACGCAAAAATTCCTTTTTGATATGGGCAACGGTCAGAGTGTAGAGTCCGTCGTGATTCCTTCTGAAGGCCGTCAGACGCTTTGTATTTCCTCTGAAATCGGATGTAATATCGCTTGTAAGTTCTGCTTTACGGGAAAACAAAAACTAAAACGCCGATTGCGCACTGAAGAAATCATCGGTCAATACATGCAAGTGGCCGATCGCATGCCGGAAGGTCAACGCATCACCAATATCGTATTCATGGGTATGGGCGAGCCACTGGACAATCCAGAAGCAGTATTTAAAACCATCGACGTTCTTCATTGCCAATGGGGGATTAACCTTTCCCGCAAAAAAATTACGGTTTCAACTTCAGGTATCGTGCCTGAGATGTGGCGCATCGCTGAAGCCAAAGTGCGCTTAGCGGTAAGCCTCAATGCTCCCAGTGATGAGATCCGCTCGCAAGTGATGCCTATTAATAAAAAATGGGACACAAAACAGTTGTTAGATGCGTGTAAAGACTATGCTCGTAAAACGGGCGAAAAAATCACGTTTGAATATGTTTTGCTTAAAGGTGTGACGGATCAAATTGAACACGCGCGCCAGTTGGTGAAGCTGGTTCACGGTGTGCCTTGTAAGATCAATTTGATTCCGTTCAATGAACATCCAAGTTCTGGGTACGAACGTCCTTCGGACCAAGCGGTTCAAGATTTCCACACAGAATTAAGCCGCCTGGGGGCACATGTGCTTTTACGTCGCTCTATGGGTCGCGATATTTTTGCGGCGTGTGGGCAATTGACAAGTCAGGTACCTAATAAGCCATTATCAATGGATATTTCAAATTCAGAAATCGGTGGTTTGCCAAAATTCAGACGTGAGCAAATCAAACAAATGCATGCGGCCGCAGCGGCTAAAGCACAGGAGCAATAA
- a CDS encoding PfkB family carbohydrate kinase, whose protein sequence is MSEILVVGSVAYDSITTPSGKAERALGGSANYFSLAASLFSKVRVVGVVGEDYDQQDIDLLKNRGVDLEGLSKAPGKTFHWEGSYEGDLNEAKTLKTDLNVFEHFNPQLPESYKNSSFVFLANIAPELQLQVLEQVKAPKFVGMDSMNLWLTIKKEKVIEVLKKVDLVLINEGEAKMLTGAANAIAAAPLITDMGPRAVVIKRGEYGFAMYSREQGYFILPAMPIRTVIDPTGAGDTFAGGFFGYLAAQKEVPTVAHMKQACIMGSIMASHTIQDFSVRALAKVTLNDLEARLAEYRKVITI, encoded by the coding sequence ATGTCAGAAATCTTAGTTGTCGGCAGCGTCGCTTACGATTCAATCACAACCCCATCAGGAAAAGCCGAGCGCGCACTTGGTGGATCTGCGAATTACTTTTCGTTAGCGGCGTCTTTGTTTTCAAAAGTCCGCGTTGTTGGTGTTGTTGGTGAAGATTACGATCAACAAGACATTGATCTTTTAAAAAACCGTGGCGTTGACTTAGAAGGTCTTTCTAAAGCTCCAGGTAAGACTTTTCACTGGGAAGGCTCTTACGAAGGCGATTTGAACGAAGCAAAAACTTTGAAAACAGATTTGAACGTGTTTGAACACTTCAATCCCCAATTGCCAGAGTCGTATAAGAACTCGTCATTCGTATTTTTGGCTAACATCGCTCCTGAATTGCAATTGCAAGTTCTTGAACAAGTCAAAGCGCCAAAGTTTGTGGGCATGGATTCTATGAACTTGTGGTTGACGATCAAAAAAGAAAAAGTCATCGAAGTTCTTAAAAAAGTGGACCTAGTTTTGATCAACGAAGGTGAAGCAAAAATGTTGACGGGTGCTGCGAATGCGATTGCGGCGGCTCCGTTGATCACGGATATGGGACCTCGCGCGGTGGTTATCAAACGTGGTGAATACGGTTTTGCGATGTACTCGCGTGAACAAGGTTACTTCATCTTGCCGGCAATGCCGATTCGAACGGTGATTGATCCAACGGGCGCGGGTGATACTTTTGCTGGTGGTTTCTTTGGATATCTTGCGGCTCAAAAAGAAGTGCCGACAGTGGCGCACATGAAACAAGCTTGTATCATGGGTTCGATCATGGCCAGCCATACGATCCAAGATTTCTCGGTTCGTGCTTTAGCTAAAGTGACTTTGAACGATTTAGAAGCGCGCTTAGCTGAATATCGTAAAGTTATTACGATTTAA